The following coding sequences are from one Lipingzhangella halophila window:
- a CDS encoding metallopeptidase family protein, with protein MTKREFEVLVSDALDMIPPELAHLIDNVAVFVEVEPPPDSPELLGLYDGIPLTERGDSYFGVLPDRIMVYMGPTLRMCETREQVVEEVATTVIHEVAHHFGIDDARLHELGWG; from the coding sequence ATGACGAAGCGAGAGTTCGAAGTACTGGTCAGCGACGCGCTGGACATGATCCCGCCGGAGCTGGCGCACCTCATAGACAACGTCGCCGTGTTCGTGGAAGTGGAGCCGCCGCCGGACTCCCCGGAGCTTTTGGGGCTCTACGACGGCATCCCGCTAACGGAGCGAGGAGACTCCTACTTCGGTGTTCTGCCAGACCGGATCATGGTGTACATGGGGCCCACGCTCCGCATGTGTGAGACCCGTGAGCAGGTCGTGGAGGAGGTGGCCACGACCGTGATCCACGAGGTGGCGCACCATTTCGGCATTGACGACGCACGCCTGCACGAACTGGGCTGGGGCTGA
- a CDS encoding metallophosphoesterase family protein has product MRHHRASRIMAVIAAGLFGGWLGLTLGGQVLTPIGPADVNLSLSPSLDGETVVNVAPLGNLAFDTHSAPLRFEAQISEIRLSAAEEMFENPDAINRIAASIGAELKQGVTQLFVQAAVAAVLGAGLVALVLFRDWRRAAGSALTALLTFAAAGGMAFATFNPSSVAEPRYTGLLAGAPQVVGSAEDAIMRFSEYQEQLAGLVGNVSRIYEVTSTLPVYEDDESTIRVLHVSDLHINPAAWDVIGSLAEQFQVDFIVDSGDLTDRGSAAEDAFADEISGLDVPYVWVRGNHDSMGTQRAVEAQSNAVVLDDEIEEVSGMTIYGAGDPRFTPDQAADNPDAGEVAAIGAARVEAVREADPPVDFAVMHDRTQAEAFTGEVPLVLAGKEHRRSTVLEDTGTRYLAQGSTGGAGLQGLDDDEPTPYEASVLYFDAESNRLQAWDNVTLGGMGLTSAQIERRVEEDPDREITPPENPPVTPGTPTPTRPSPTETAGESG; this is encoded by the coding sequence ATGCGCCACCACCGCGCGTCGCGGATCATGGCGGTGATCGCCGCCGGGTTGTTCGGTGGCTGGCTGGGACTGACACTAGGCGGCCAGGTGCTCACCCCGATCGGCCCGGCCGACGTCAACCTGAGCCTGAGTCCGAGCCTGGACGGCGAGACCGTGGTGAACGTGGCGCCGTTGGGGAACCTCGCCTTCGACACGCACTCCGCACCTCTGCGCTTCGAAGCGCAGATCTCGGAGATCCGGCTGTCCGCCGCCGAGGAGATGTTCGAGAACCCCGATGCGATCAACCGGATCGCCGCGAGCATTGGGGCCGAGTTGAAGCAAGGCGTGACCCAGCTCTTCGTGCAGGCGGCCGTGGCGGCCGTCCTCGGAGCAGGGCTGGTCGCGCTGGTGCTGTTCCGCGACTGGCGCCGGGCCGCCGGCAGCGCGCTCACGGCGCTGCTGACCTTCGCGGCCGCGGGAGGTATGGCGTTTGCCACTTTCAACCCCAGTTCGGTGGCCGAGCCCCGCTACACGGGCCTGCTCGCCGGGGCACCGCAGGTGGTGGGTAGCGCCGAGGACGCCATCATGCGGTTCTCCGAGTACCAGGAGCAGCTCGCGGGTCTGGTGGGCAACGTCTCCCGGATCTACGAGGTCACCTCGACGTTGCCGGTGTACGAGGACGACGAGTCCACGATCCGCGTGCTGCACGTCTCCGACCTGCACATCAACCCGGCCGCCTGGGATGTCATCGGATCCCTGGCGGAGCAGTTCCAGGTGGACTTCATCGTGGACTCGGGCGACCTCACCGATCGGGGCAGCGCGGCGGAGGACGCGTTCGCCGACGAGATCTCCGGCCTGGACGTGCCCTACGTATGGGTGCGCGGCAACCACGACTCGATGGGCACGCAGCGCGCCGTGGAGGCGCAGTCGAACGCTGTGGTCCTGGACGACGAGATCGAGGAGGTATCCGGGATGACGATCTACGGCGCCGGGGACCCCCGCTTCACGCCCGACCAGGCGGCGGACAACCCGGACGCCGGCGAGGTGGCCGCAATCGGGGCCGCGCGGGTGGAGGCGGTCAGGGAAGCGGACCCGCCCGTGGACTTCGCGGTGATGCACGACCGCACCCAGGCGGAGGCGTTCACCGGTGAGGTGCCGCTGGTGCTCGCCGGGAAGGAGCATCGGCGCTCGACCGTGCTCGAGGACACCGGAACGCGCTACCTCGCGCAGGGCTCCACCGGGGGTGCCGGCCTGCAAGGGCTCGACGACGATGAGCCGACACCGTACGAAGCGTCGGTGCTGTACTTCGACGCCGAGTCCAACCGCCTGCAGGCGTGGGACAACGTCACGCTTGGCGGTATGGGGCTGACGTCCGCGCAGATCGAGCGGCGGGTCGAGGAGGACCCCGACCGTGAAATCACGCCTCCGGAGAACCCCCCGGTCACGCCCGGAACACCCACGCCCACCCGGCCCTCGCCGACCGAGACGGCCGGCGAGTCCGGCTGA
- a CDS encoding VOC family protein, with protein sequence MAAIGQLSLGVADDTRAGEFWREALGYVRRQPRFEGDDWIVLEPPPGASGVAIAMDVSESPAEEFPRVHLDLKAERDLDAEVDRLVALGAERVDWPHYPENPRPEEPPYVVLADTEGNRFCVEGRGIGQAPPAAD encoded by the coding sequence ATGGCGGCGATCGGGCAGCTCTCTTTGGGCGTGGCTGACGACACGCGAGCGGGAGAGTTCTGGCGAGAAGCGCTGGGCTACGTGCGACGGCAGCCCCGTTTCGAGGGCGACGACTGGATAGTTCTGGAGCCTCCGCCGGGCGCGTCCGGTGTGGCGATCGCGATGGACGTGAGCGAGAGCCCAGCGGAGGAGTTCCCCCGTGTCCACCTCGATCTCAAAGCGGAACGCGACCTCGATGCGGAGGTCGACCGGCTGGTGGCCCTGGGCGCCGAGCGCGTCGACTGGCCGCACTACCCGGAGAACCCCCGCCCGGAAGAGCCGCCGTACGTGGTGCTGGCTGACACGGAAGGGAACCGCTTCTGCGTGGAAGGGCGCGGTATCGGACAGGCACCGCCTGCGGCCGATTGA